A single window of Plasmodium malariae genome assembly, chromosome: 8 DNA harbors:
- the PmUG01_08063800 gene encoding fam-l protein: MEQQIKSLLFIKIFTFSLLFWICHFYIYMMAFNNLFNINYNQRRELYTRNYRSMAKHKQYNHSSITCINEQLQSRVKNKSNITSKEKYGERKKKYSNRTLPTNARSHRKDTKSKSCIFETKKYSHLEKKIFKELDYADFLKKNKTISDKIYKKIIFKKCGLRVALPILLFFVLAISFILDNFCGYGLTYGLLKVILLFSPVVQVNQLRTIPYLKHITNLSVLYKEPASPALVHLYVILNKPPLKWFTEALAEKSNKTFNYCVTGFLGFLIYFVPLFILGIILISAIFYYHKKVKKYEKIKFRKR; this comes from the exons ATGGAACAACAAATTAAGTCActgttatttattaaaatttttacttttagcCTTTTATTTTGGATATgccatttttacatatatatg atggCATTTAAcaatctttttaatattaactaCAATCAACGTAGAGAATTATATACAAGAAATTATCGTTCAATGGCAAAACATAAACAGTATAATCATTCAAGTATTACATGTATTAATGAACAGTTACAGAGCagagtaaaaaataaaagtaatataactagtaaagaaaaatatggtgaaagaaaaaaaaaatattcaaatagaACTTTACCAACTAATGCAAGAAGTCATAGAAAAGATACAAAAAGTAAATcttgtatatttgaaacaaaaaaatattcccatttagaaaaaaaaatattcaaagaacttgattatgcagattttcttaaaaaaaacaaaacaattaGTGATaagatttataaaaaaataatatttaaaaaatgcgGATTACGAGTAGCCTTACCAATATTACTGTTTTTTGTATTAGCGATATCGTTCATATTAGATAATTTTTGTGGATATGGGCTTACATATGGTTTGCTTAAAGTGATACTTCTCTTTTCACCTGTTGTACAAGTTAATCAATTACGTACTATTCCATATCTTAAGCATATTACAAATCTTTCAGTTTTGTATAAAGAACCTGCTTCTCCGGCCTtagtacatttatatgtcATTTTGAACAAACCTCCTTTAAAATGGTTCACAGAAGCTTTGGCAGAGAAATctaataaaacatttaactACTGTGTAACAGGTTTTTTGGgatttctaatatattttgtgcCTTTATTCATATTAGGTATCATACTTATATCAGcgattttttattatcataaaaaagttaaaaaatatgaaaaaattaagttcagaaaaaggtaa
- the PmUG01_08063900 gene encoding fam-m protein yields the protein MYILKLNMKIIIFTNIGAFILLTWIYHFNIDVRYFSKFLEDNYYHSNKLDARTYRLLGEYEKLKDSKIVYLKKDVPHNVKYEKKNICNNEKWTEKKESNRNLLNMAHYYTQVTDYNNGIFDGKHFHFERKWIKNKDYEHFLEKKRRICDISLRKIKLRKYKVGIDLFLLFFFLGIGLSVLPRLPFMETVDKWMENDSLLKGFHSALNSLGNKGNFYIYIGLFSVIIIILSVIVIIAIYKILRNNEKYNRVKLMTE from the exons atgtatatattgaaactaaatatgaagataattatatttactaatATTGGTGcgtttattcttttaacttggatatatcattttaacaTTGATGTG AgatattttagtaaatttttgGAAGACAATTATTACCACAGTAATAAATTAGATGCAAGAACTTATAGATTACTAGGAGAATATGAAAAGCTCAAAGATtcaaaaattgtatatttaaaaaaggatgTACCACATAATgtaaaatacgaaaaaaaaaatatatgtaataatgaaaaatggacggaaaaaaaagaatctAATAGAAATTTATTGAATATGGCTCATTATTATACTCAAGTTACAGATTACAATAATGGAATATTTGATGGGAAgcatttccattttgaaagaaaatggattaaaaataaagattatgaacattttcttgaaaaaaaaagaagaatttgtgatatatccttaagaaaaataaaacttagAAAATACAAAGTTGGAATTGatctatttttactttttttctttttgggAATAGGATTATCCGTATTACCACGATTACCATTTATGGAAACTGTAGATAAATGGATGGAAAATGACTCATTATTAAAAGGCTTTCATAGTGCTCTAAATAGCCTGGGAAATAAAGgaaatttctatatttatataggaTTATTCAGTGtaattatcataatattatcagtaatagttataatagccatttataaaattttaagaaacaatgaaaaatataatagagTTAAGTTAATGACGGagtaa